The following are encoded in a window of Aromatoleum petrolei genomic DNA:
- a CDS encoding response regulator transcription factor, with protein MSGDQSVVIVDDDDFFRKALERIFHSAGFRVESFASAEAFLAAYIPKEEACIILDLRMPRIGGLELLDRLNERGIDVPVIIYTGNADVPVTVQAMQAGAFAVVEKPLSSELLIARVRAAIAETRAGRTRRIQVAAARAKLKLLTEREVEVARHLTEGRSSPEMADILGISSRTVDAHRANLLRKLEIKSIAALTRLFVLAELGDS; from the coding sequence ATGAGTGGTGACCAGTCGGTCGTGATCGTTGATGACGACGATTTTTTTCGAAAGGCACTCGAACGCATCTTCCACTCCGCCGGCTTTCGCGTCGAGAGCTTCGCTAGCGCGGAAGCGTTTCTCGCTGCCTACATTCCGAAGGAAGAGGCTTGCATCATCCTTGACCTGCGGATGCCGAGAATTGGGGGGCTCGAACTCCTCGATCGCCTGAATGAGCGCGGCATTGACGTTCCGGTCATCATCTACACGGGCAATGCAGACGTTCCGGTCACCGTCCAGGCGATGCAGGCGGGGGCCTTCGCCGTCGTCGAGAAACCGCTCAGCAGCGAGCTGTTGATCGCACGCGTACGAGCGGCGATTGCCGAAACCCGAGCCGGGCGGACTCGGCGGATTCAGGTCGCGGCGGCGCGTGCCAAACTTAAATTATTGACTGAACGGGAGGTCGAGGTGGCACGACATCTGACCGAAGGCCGGTCATCTCCGGAAATGGCCGACATCCTCGGGATCAGTTCACGGACGGTCGATGCGCACCGGGCCAACTTGTTGCGCAAGCTGGAAATCAAATCCATCGCCGCACTGACGCGCCTCTTCGTTCTGGCCGAACTCGGCGACTCGTAA
- a CDS encoding ATP-binding protein, translating to MARHFSIRRRLGLQAVFTGAVMLCLAVAFVWAQQATDRAFLRVVESEMLPAIELRAIGARLQSIHTRIQSVLLGQASALGALELLLKERPLLLTAWETFRRDHRNWLEDPDEDALIADIESALPTLLAFLDDTERAYERHDREQLSHLAETGWYQLQQSLIQNLQALSALQEQHALTATQRLERSILHIRLAVSAVLGTGLLCLGFFSVHLGRHIMQRIVGIEQALDAIARGEQSVQIPYLEGESEMARIASAINRTIAQIADDRLALTALMRQLQTVLNSVAEGIYGVDGEGRIMFINPAALIMLGYQDIEVIGQTSHSLFHHHHADGRPYALTDCPIARSRQDAHVEHRDDEVFFRKNGSSFPVEYTSAPLLMDSERAAGGVVIFHDITERREHERLLKETVTQLRDTNARLAETQVQLIQAEKLAGLGQLAAGVAHEMNNPLAFVNSNFATLETYVHDLLNLIEGYEGVIAATEDSSARATATRLRESTDLDFLRDDLRALIRESRQGLQRVGRIVGDLKDFSRIDSSPAEWGDVNLNHCLDATLKVVAGAIGEKAEVVRDYATLPPVRGNAVQLNQIFLNILLNAVHAIDHHGTITLRTWCRLDEVCVEIADTGCGMAPDVSDRMFDPFYTTRPIGQGTGLGLSVAYSIAQKHGGRFEVDSTQGQGTSVRLWLPIGDTPAG from the coding sequence ATGGCGCGACACTTCAGCATTCGCAGACGCCTCGGCCTTCAGGCTGTCTTCACGGGCGCGGTGATGCTGTGTCTCGCCGTCGCGTTCGTGTGGGCCCAGCAGGCAACGGACCGTGCCTTTCTTCGCGTGGTCGAAAGTGAAATGCTCCCCGCGATCGAATTGCGTGCGATCGGAGCGCGACTTCAGTCGATTCATACCCGAATCCAGTCCGTCCTCTTGGGTCAGGCGTCGGCGCTCGGTGCGCTGGAGCTGCTGCTTAAGGAACGACCGCTCTTGCTGACGGCGTGGGAAACCTTCCGCCGAGATCACCGCAACTGGCTCGAGGATCCCGACGAGGATGCCCTCATTGCGGACATCGAATCCGCTCTACCAACACTTTTGGCATTTCTCGACGACACCGAGCGGGCGTACGAGCGGCACGACCGGGAGCAATTGTCGCACTTGGCTGAGACCGGCTGGTATCAACTCCAGCAATCTCTCATTCAAAATCTGCAGGCCCTGTCCGCCTTGCAGGAGCAACATGCCCTTACGGCAACCCAACGCCTGGAACGATCGATTCTGCATATCCGGCTTGCCGTCTCGGCAGTCCTCGGTACCGGATTGCTGTGCCTCGGTTTCTTTTCGGTGCACCTCGGTCGACACATCATGCAGCGCATTGTCGGCATCGAGCAGGCCTTGGACGCAATTGCGCGCGGGGAGCAATCCGTTCAGATCCCTTACCTAGAGGGTGAGTCGGAAATGGCGCGGATTGCGTCGGCGATCAATCGCACGATTGCGCAGATAGCCGACGACCGCCTCGCGCTCACCGCCTTGATGCGTCAGCTGCAGACAGTGTTGAATTCAGTCGCGGAAGGGATCTATGGCGTTGATGGGGAAGGCCGCATCATGTTTATAAACCCCGCGGCGTTGATCATGCTCGGCTATCAGGACATCGAGGTGATTGGCCAGACTTCCCACTCGCTGTTTCATCACCATCATGCGGACGGGCGTCCTTACGCGCTCACAGACTGTCCGATTGCCCGCTCGCGTCAAGATGCGCACGTTGAACATCGGGACGATGAGGTCTTCTTCCGCAAGAATGGCAGCAGCTTCCCGGTCGAATACACGAGTGCCCCGCTTCTCATGGACAGCGAGCGCGCGGCGGGTGGAGTGGTCATTTTTCACGACATCACCGAACGTCGAGAGCACGAGCGACTGCTGAAGGAAACCGTAACTCAGCTACGGGACACGAATGCGCGTCTTGCCGAAACGCAGGTCCAGCTCATTCAGGCGGAGAAGCTCGCTGGTTTGGGGCAACTGGCCGCCGGGGTTGCTCACGAGATGAATAACCCCCTTGCCTTCGTCAACTCGAATTTCGCGACACTCGAAACCTATGTACACGACCTCCTCAATCTGATCGAGGGCTACGAGGGCGTGATCGCGGCGACGGAGGACTCCTCGGCACGTGCGACGGCCACGCGGCTGCGCGAATCAACCGATCTCGACTTCCTCCGCGACGATCTCCGGGCCTTGATTCGCGAGAGCCGTCAGGGCCTGCAAAGAGTGGGCCGCATCGTAGGCGATCTAAAGGACTTCTCTCGAATTGACAGTTCGCCTGCCGAATGGGGAGACGTGAACCTCAACCATTGCCTTGACGCCACGCTCAAGGTGGTGGCTGGGGCGATTGGCGAGAAGGCGGAGGTAGTGCGCGATTACGCGACCCTGCCGCCGGTACGCGGCAATGCCGTCCAACTCAACCAAATCTTTCTGAATATACTGCTCAACGCCGTCCATGCGATCGACCATCATGGAACGATCACACTGCGCACGTGGTGTCGGCTGGACGAGGTATGCGTCGAGATTGCCGATACCGGCTGCGGCATGGCACCTGACGTCAGCGATCGCATGTTCGATCCTTTCTACACCACGCGCCCCATCGGACAGGGAACCGGGCTCGGTCTGTCGGTTGCGTACAGTATTGCGCAGAAACACGGCGGGCGCTTCGAGGTGGATAGCACCCAAGGACAGGGCACTTCCGTCCGACTGTGGCTTCCGATCGGGGACACGCCGGCAGGCTAA